The following coding sequences are from one Shewanella eurypsychrophilus window:
- the flgJ gene encoding flagellar assembly peptidoglycan hydrolase FlgJ: MEKLSNSSHFLDIGGLDSLRAKAQKDDKGALREVAQQFEGIFVQMLMKSMRDANAVFESDSPMNSEYTKFYEQMHDQQMSVNLSDKGMLGLADLMVQQLSPGTSDVTPASVLRGNMQSSHSFAKDRVMQSAIQPVKEESITGSQDTHIASKIDNILTGKSLPSEVRQSEVTFTDKDDFINKLYPHAEKAAHALGTQPEVLIAQSALETGWGQKMIKAAGGQSSNNLFNIKADQRWQGDKALVSSLEFEQGVAVQQKADFRVYEDIKQSFDDFVSFISDGPRYQEAMKKAANPNEFIQALQDAGYATDPNYADKVIKVMKSISPVISVPSMGSTQ; this comes from the coding sequence ATGGAAAAGCTATCAAACTCATCTCACTTTTTGGATATCGGAGGTCTCGATTCATTGAGGGCTAAGGCCCAAAAAGATGACAAGGGGGCTTTAAGAGAAGTTGCCCAGCAGTTTGAAGGCATTTTTGTGCAAATGTTGATGAAAAGTATGCGTGATGCCAATGCCGTCTTTGAATCAGATAGCCCGATGAACAGTGAATACACTAAGTTTTATGAACAGATGCATGACCAGCAGATGTCAGTCAACTTATCAGATAAGGGCATGCTAGGTCTCGCCGACTTGATGGTTCAACAACTTTCTCCAGGCACGAGTGATGTGACACCCGCATCAGTGCTGCGTGGGAACATGCAATCATCTCACTCTTTTGCCAAAGACCGAGTAATGCAAAGTGCTATCCAGCCAGTAAAGGAAGAGTCAATTACTGGCAGCCAAGACACTCACATCGCTTCTAAGATTGACAATATTTTGACTGGCAAGAGTTTGCCGTCTGAAGTGAGGCAATCGGAAGTGACGTTCACCGATAAAGATGACTTTATCAACAAGCTCTATCCCCACGCAGAAAAGGCAGCTCATGCTTTAGGCACACAGCCTGAAGTCTTGATAGCACAATCAGCCCTTGAAACAGGCTGGGGACAAAAAATGATTAAAGCTGCTGGTGGTCAATCTAGCAATAATCTTTTTAATATTAAGGCCGATCAACGTTGGCAGGGAGACAAGGCGCTGGTTAGCTCACTCGAGTTTGAGCAAGGTGTGGCCGTGCAGCAAAAAGCAGATTTCCGTGTTTATGAGGATATCAAACAGAGCTTTGATGATTTTGTCAGTTTTATCTCCGACGGGCCAAGGTATCAAGAGGCGATGAAGAAAGCGGCGAACCCTAATGAGTTTATCCAAGCGCTACAGGATGCTGGCTATGCAACTGATCCTAATTATGCCGATAAAGTGATCAAGGTGATGAAATCGATAAGTCCGGTGATAAGTGTGCCTTCTATGGGGTCCACACAATGA
- a CDS encoding flagellar basal body P-ring protein FlgI, producing MKYKFIYLLLLFFVTGPSQAQRIKDIANVQGVRSNQLIGYGLVVGLPGTGEKTRYTEQTFKTMLKNFGINLPDNVRPKVKNIAVVAVNANMPPFIKPGQTLDITVSSLGEAKSLRGGTLLQTFLKGVDGNVYAIAQGNMVVSGFSAEGLDGSKVIQNTPTVGRIPNGAIVERTVATPFSTGDYLTFNLRRADFSTAKRLADAINELLGPGMARPLDAASVQVSAPRDVSQRVSFLATLENIQVEPASGSAKVIVNSRTGTIVVGKDVRLLPAAVTHGGLTVTIAEATQVSQPNPLTGGETVVTTDSTIDVLEEDSRMFMFNPGTTLDELVRAVNLVGAAPSDVLAILEALKVAGALHGELIII from the coding sequence CAAGCCAGGCACAAAGGATAAAAGATATAGCAAATGTTCAAGGTGTGCGCTCGAATCAACTTATTGGCTATGGTTTAGTGGTTGGTTTACCTGGAACCGGGGAGAAAACCCGCTACACGGAGCAGACCTTTAAAACCATGTTGAAGAATTTTGGTATTAACCTACCTGATAACGTCAGACCTAAGGTTAAAAATATCGCAGTGGTTGCAGTTAATGCCAATATGCCTCCTTTTATCAAGCCAGGTCAAACACTCGATATTACTGTTTCAAGCCTAGGTGAAGCTAAAAGCCTACGTGGCGGAACGTTACTACAGACCTTTTTAAAGGGAGTCGATGGTAATGTTTATGCAATTGCACAGGGCAACATGGTGGTCAGTGGTTTTAGCGCCGAGGGTTTAGACGGTTCAAAAGTCATTCAAAATACGCCTACTGTAGGTCGAATTCCAAATGGCGCTATTGTTGAACGCACTGTGGCCACCCCATTTTCAACGGGGGATTATTTGACATTCAACTTACGTCGCGCTGACTTTTCAACGGCTAAACGTTTAGCCGATGCGATTAATGAGTTGCTGGGTCCTGGGATGGCGAGACCCTTAGATGCCGCTTCTGTTCAGGTCAGTGCACCAAGGGATGTGTCACAGCGAGTGTCATTTTTGGCAACTTTAGAGAATATTCAAGTAGAGCCAGCATCAGGTTCTGCCAAAGTCATTGTCAACTCACGCACTGGCACCATAGTTGTCGGCAAAGATGTGCGTTTACTGCCTGCGGCAGTAACACATGGTGGACTAACAGTGACTATTGCTGAAGCTACACAAGTTTCTCAGCCTAACCCATTAACCGGTGGTGAAACTGTGGTGACGACTGACAGCACTATCGATGTGTTAGAGGAAGATAGCCGCATGTTTATGTTTAACCCTGGAACGACGCTAGATGAGCTGGTTCGAGCGGTAAACCTAGTGGGGGCCGCACCGTCGGATGTACTTGCCATATTAGAAGCATTGAAAGTGGCTGGTGCACTTCATGGTGAATTGATCATTATTTAA